In Micromonospora purpureochromogenes, a single window of DNA contains:
- a CDS encoding substrate-binding domain-containing protein, with amino-acid sequence MFQRIVRRRAALLVAAAAATSLVVTGCGDSSGDGGSGSKTVAVSLITKNSTNPFFVTMQQGAKKAADAEGVKLTLAAGKEDGDEASQVQAIEDAIARGDAGILITPNGPGVNPAIKKARDAGLYVIALDTLPDPADTVDITFATDNFKAGELIGKWTAAQLAGKPATIALLDLFNDKVVSVDYDRDQGFLTGMGIATADRKKNGDEAKTGSYSGGTYTIACNEPTNGAEDGGRTAMENCLTRNPDINVVYTINEPAAVGAHKALQAAGRTQGVLVVSVDGGCDGVRQIKDGIIGATSQQYPLKMAELGVQAIKKIANDGEKPKTSAGLDFFDTGVTLVTDKAATGVESITSTDGAQRCWG; translated from the coding sequence ATGTTCCAGCGCATCGTCCGCCGCCGCGCGGCCCTGCTGGTCGCCGCCGCGGCAGCAACCAGCCTGGTCGTCACCGGATGCGGCGACAGCTCGGGCGACGGCGGTTCGGGCAGCAAGACCGTCGCCGTCTCGCTGATCACCAAGAACTCCACCAACCCGTTCTTTGTCACCATGCAGCAGGGCGCGAAGAAGGCCGCCGACGCGGAGGGCGTGAAGCTGACCCTGGCCGCCGGCAAGGAGGACGGCGACGAGGCCAGCCAGGTGCAGGCCATCGAGGACGCGATCGCCCGGGGTGACGCGGGCATCCTCATCACCCCGAACGGCCCTGGCGTGAACCCGGCCATCAAGAAGGCCCGCGACGCCGGGCTCTACGTCATCGCGCTGGACACCCTGCCCGACCCGGCGGACACCGTGGACATCACGTTCGCCACCGACAACTTCAAGGCCGGTGAGCTGATCGGCAAGTGGACGGCAGCCCAGCTCGCCGGCAAGCCCGCGACCATCGCTCTGCTGGACCTCTTCAACGACAAGGTCGTCTCGGTCGACTACGACCGCGACCAGGGCTTCCTGACCGGGATGGGCATCGCCACCGCCGACCGGAAGAAGAACGGCGACGAGGCGAAGACGGGCAGCTACTCGGGCGGCACCTACACGATCGCCTGCAACGAGCCGACCAACGGCGCCGAGGACGGCGGTCGCACCGCGATGGAGAACTGCCTGACCAGGAACCCGGACATCAACGTGGTCTACACCATCAACGAGCCGGCCGCCGTCGGTGCCCACAAGGCCCTCCAGGCGGCGGGCAGGACCCAGGGCGTGCTGGTCGTCTCCGTCGACGGTGGCTGCGACGGCGTCCGCCAGATCAAGGACGGGATCATCGGCGCCACCTCCCAGCAGTATCCGCTGAAGATGGCCGAGCTCGGCGTGCAGGCGATCAAGAAGATCGCGAACGACGGGGAGAAGCCGAAGACCTCCGCGGGCCTCGATTTCTTCGACACCGGCGTCACCCTGGTCACCGACAAGGCGGCCACCGGCGTCGAGAGCATTACCAGCACCGACGGCGCGCAGCGCTGCTGGGGCTGA
- a CDS encoding ABC transporter permease → MTTTTPPTTAAQQFALRRQSPLQRVQHLLHAHPAISPFLVLVISFVVFSTLNPRFASPNSLSLVLQQVAVIGALAVGQTLVILTAGIDLSVGAITILAMMLAAKLAEGQGLPGLLAVVLAVAVGAGAGALNGTLVTRLKLPPFIVTLGTLSVFTAIGLLYSGGQSVQATDLPAVLSWTGESFPVGRFRITAGVVAVVVLYLAVGFALAKTAWGRHVYAVGDDKEAARLAGIRIDRVLLSVYVVAGAIYGITAWILIGRAGAASPNAITDANLESITAVVIGGTSLFGGRGAVLGTLLGALIVGFFRSGLSLAGVDDQYRVLAVGLLVILAVAVDQWIRKVRS, encoded by the coding sequence GTGACCACCACGACACCACCGACCACCGCCGCACAGCAGTTCGCCCTGCGCCGGCAGTCGCCACTGCAACGCGTCCAGCACCTGCTGCACGCGCACCCCGCGATCAGCCCGTTCCTCGTGCTGGTCATCTCGTTCGTCGTCTTCTCGACCCTCAACCCGCGGTTCGCCTCGCCGAACTCGCTGTCGCTCGTCCTGCAGCAGGTCGCGGTCATCGGCGCGCTCGCCGTCGGGCAGACACTGGTCATCCTGACCGCCGGCATCGACCTGTCGGTCGGCGCCATCACGATCCTGGCCATGATGCTCGCGGCCAAGCTGGCCGAGGGTCAGGGGCTACCCGGCCTCCTCGCCGTCGTCCTCGCCGTCGCGGTCGGCGCCGGCGCGGGAGCGCTCAACGGGACGCTGGTGACGCGGTTGAAGCTGCCGCCCTTCATCGTCACGCTCGGCACGCTCAGCGTCTTCACCGCCATCGGGCTGCTCTACTCCGGCGGCCAGAGCGTCCAGGCCACCGACCTGCCGGCGGTGCTGAGCTGGACCGGCGAGTCCTTCCCGGTGGGGCGATTCCGGATCACCGCCGGTGTCGTCGCGGTCGTCGTCCTCTACCTCGCGGTCGGCTTCGCCCTGGCGAAGACCGCCTGGGGCCGGCACGTCTACGCCGTCGGCGACGACAAGGAGGCCGCCCGGCTCGCCGGCATCCGGATCGACCGGGTCCTGCTCAGCGTCTACGTCGTCGCCGGCGCCATCTACGGCATCACCGCCTGGATCCTGATCGGACGTGCCGGTGCGGCCAGTCCGAACGCCATCACCGACGCCAACCTGGAGAGCATCACGGCCGTGGTCATCGGCGGCACCAGCCTCTTCGGCGGCCGGGGTGCGGTGCTCGGCACCCTGCTCGGCGCGCTGATCGTCGGGTTCTTCCGCAGCGGCCTCTCCCTCGCCGGGGTCGACGACCAGTACCGGGTACTGGCGGTCGGCCTGCTGGTGATCCTCGCCGTGGCCGTGGACCAGTGGATCAGGAAGGTGAGGTCATGA
- a CDS encoding ATP-binding cassette domain-containing protein, with protein sequence MTATTTHTPADRSGPPDSAQRSPVLSARGLVKTFGKVVGLDGVDLDLYPGEVLAVIGDNGAGKSTLIKCLTGALTPDSGELFLEGRPAQFKRPQDAREAGIETVYQTLAVAPALDIASNLFLGREKRRRGVLGSVFRMLDQKGMRREASQALTDLGIGTLQNVTQAVETLSGGQRQAVSVARAAAFGSKVIVLDEPTAALGVKESNQVLRMIEEVRSRGLPVILISHNMPHVFEVADRIHIQRLGRCAGVVTPRSHTMPEAVAIMTGATTLEETPGRAAG encoded by the coding sequence ATGACCGCCACCACCACGCACACCCCGGCCGACCGGTCGGGTCCGCCGGACAGCGCGCAGCGGTCCCCGGTGCTCTCGGCCCGGGGCCTGGTCAAGACGTTCGGCAAGGTCGTCGGGCTCGACGGGGTGGACCTCGACCTGTACCCCGGTGAGGTGCTCGCCGTCATCGGCGACAACGGCGCGGGCAAGTCCACGCTTATCAAGTGCCTGACCGGAGCGTTGACCCCCGACTCCGGGGAGCTCTTCCTCGAGGGCAGGCCGGCGCAGTTCAAGCGCCCGCAGGACGCGCGCGAGGCCGGTATCGAGACTGTCTACCAGACGTTGGCCGTGGCGCCGGCGCTGGACATCGCGAGCAACCTCTTCCTGGGCCGGGAGAAACGGCGACGCGGGGTGCTGGGGTCGGTGTTCCGGATGCTCGACCAGAAGGGCATGCGGCGGGAGGCCAGCCAGGCCCTCACCGACCTCGGGATCGGCACCCTGCAGAACGTGACGCAGGCGGTGGAGACCCTCTCGGGTGGCCAGCGGCAGGCGGTCTCGGTGGCCCGGGCCGCGGCCTTCGGCAGCAAGGTGATCGTGCTGGACGAGCCGACCGCGGCGCTCGGCGTGAAGGAGTCCAACCAGGTGCTCAGGATGATCGAGGAGGTCCGCTCGCGGGGCCTGCCGGTGATCCTGATCAGCCACAACATGCCGCACGTGTTCGAGGTCGCCGACCGCATCCACATCCAGCGGCTGGGCCGCTGCGCCGGCGTGGTGACCCCACGGTCGCACACGATGCCCGAGGCGGTGGCGATCATGACCGGTGCGACCACCCTCGAGGAGACACCGGGCCGGGCGGCGGGCTGA
- a CDS encoding carbohydrate kinase family protein has product MITVVGEALVDLIEHEPGETVARPGGSPANVAVALARLGQPTSLLTQLGDDAYGRTLRAHLSGSGVRLDPASVVDLPGTSVARSRVGPDGQAAYDFDIAWRSFPDGALTARPGPADVCLHTGSLATVLRPGADDVLALVRARRYHATISYDPNCRPSLMGDPAAARQRVEELVAASDIVKVSLEDLAWLYPGRRYERAGHDWLAAGASLVVVTQGDGGAWAATRRCAVRVAALPVTVVDTVGAGDAFTAGLLAALDDREMLGAVRRPALRAVGPDALTAVLRQAARVAAWTCGRRGADPPTRADLTAGSSAVAGSPVAG; this is encoded by the coding sequence GTGATCACGGTAGTCGGCGAGGCTCTGGTGGACCTGATCGAGCACGAGCCGGGGGAGACGGTGGCCCGTCCCGGGGGCAGCCCCGCGAACGTCGCCGTCGCGCTCGCCCGGCTCGGTCAGCCCACCAGCCTGCTGACCCAGCTCGGCGACGACGCGTACGGGCGGACGCTGCGCGCTCATCTGAGCGGCAGCGGCGTACGGCTGGATCCGGCCTCGGTGGTCGACCTGCCGGGCACCAGCGTGGCCCGGAGCCGGGTGGGCCCGGACGGACAGGCGGCGTACGACTTCGACATCGCCTGGCGGTCCTTCCCCGACGGCGCGCTCACCGCGCGTCCGGGCCCGGCCGACGTCTGCCTGCACACCGGCTCCCTCGCCACCGTGCTGCGCCCGGGCGCCGACGACGTGCTGGCGCTGGTGCGGGCCCGGCGGTACCACGCGACGATCAGCTACGACCCGAACTGCCGGCCGTCGCTGATGGGCGACCCGGCGGCGGCCCGGCAGCGGGTCGAGGAACTGGTGGCGGCGAGCGACATCGTCAAGGTGAGCCTGGAGGACCTGGCCTGGCTCTACCCGGGCCGCCGGTACGAGCGGGCGGGACACGACTGGCTGGCGGCGGGGGCGTCCCTCGTGGTGGTGACCCAGGGAGACGGTGGGGCGTGGGCGGCCACCCGTCGATGTGCCGTACGGGTGGCCGCGCTGCCGGTGACCGTGGTGGACACCGTCGGGGCGGGCGACGCGTTCACGGCCGGGCTGCTGGCGGCGCTGGACGACCGGGAGATGCTCGGCGCGGTGCGGCGGCCGGCCCTGCGCGCCGTCGGGCCGGACGCCCTCACCGCCGTGCTCCGCCAGGCCGCTCGCGTCGCCGCGTGGACCTGCGGCCGACGGGGCGCCGATCCACCCACCCGTGCCGACCTGACGGCCGGCTCCTCCGCGGTGGCGGGATCCCCGGTGGCCGGCTGA
- the araB gene encoding ribulokinase, which yields MVRQRYVVGVDFGTLSGRAVVVAVDDGAELGSAVHPYRHGVLTDRLPDGPPLPPDWALQDPTDHLAVLRIAVPAALAAAGVDPRDVVGVGVDATSCTVLPTLADGTPLCTLPGLRDRPHAWPKLWKHHAAQPQADRINAIARERGEPWLGRYGGRVSAEWQLAKALELLEADPEVFDAAQRWIEAADWIVWRLCGRETRNVSAAGFKGLRQDGREPSPQFLAALHPALPGLLAKVDGPLAALGARAGTLTAEAAGWTGLPEGTPVAVGAIDAHVTAAAARCVAPGRMLAVLGTSTCLIMNADDCHEVPGVCGVVDGGVSAGSWGYEAGQSGVGDIFAWYVNRALPASYAEQARRRGVSPYELLDSLAAEQPVGGHGLLALDWHSGNRSVLMDHELSGVLVGLTLATRPEEIWRALLEATAFGARTVVEAFTAAGVPVRELTAAGGLTANRLLLRIYADVLGRPLHVLDAAQPAALGAAIHAAVAGGAYPDVSTASAAMGAPHRETFHPDRARAAAYDELYAEYRALHDHFGRGGTDVLHRLRALRNRAHHTP from the coding sequence ATGGTGCGGCAGCGGTACGTCGTCGGCGTGGACTTCGGCACGCTGTCCGGCCGGGCGGTGGTGGTCGCTGTCGACGACGGCGCCGAGCTGGGCAGCGCGGTGCACCCATACCGGCACGGGGTGCTCACCGACCGGCTGCCCGACGGCCCGCCGCTGCCCCCGGACTGGGCCCTGCAGGACCCGACCGATCACCTGGCGGTGTTGCGGATCGCGGTGCCCGCCGCGCTGGCCGCCGCCGGGGTCGACCCGCGCGACGTGGTCGGCGTCGGCGTGGACGCCACCTCCTGCACGGTGCTGCCGACGCTCGCCGACGGCACCCCGCTCTGCACGCTGCCCGGGCTGCGGGACCGGCCGCACGCCTGGCCCAAGCTGTGGAAGCACCACGCCGCCCAACCCCAGGCCGACCGGATCAACGCCATCGCCCGGGAACGCGGCGAGCCCTGGCTGGGCCGCTACGGCGGCCGGGTCTCGGCCGAGTGGCAGCTGGCCAAGGCGCTGGAGCTGCTGGAGGCCGACCCGGAGGTCTTCGACGCCGCGCAACGCTGGATCGAGGCGGCCGACTGGATCGTGTGGCGGCTCTGCGGACGGGAGACCCGCAACGTCTCCGCCGCCGGCTTCAAGGGGCTGCGCCAGGACGGCCGCGAGCCGTCCCCGCAGTTCCTCGCCGCGCTGCACCCGGCGCTGCCCGGGCTGCTGGCCAAGGTCGACGGGCCGCTGGCAGCGCTGGGTGCCCGGGCGGGGACGCTCACCGCCGAGGCGGCCGGCTGGACCGGCCTGCCGGAGGGAACCCCGGTGGCGGTCGGCGCCATCGACGCGCACGTCACCGCGGCGGCCGCCCGCTGCGTCGCGCCCGGGCGGATGCTCGCCGTGCTGGGCACCTCCACCTGCCTGATCATGAACGCGGACGACTGCCACGAGGTGCCCGGCGTGTGCGGGGTGGTCGACGGCGGGGTGAGCGCCGGCAGCTGGGGGTACGAGGCCGGGCAGAGCGGGGTGGGCGACATCTTCGCCTGGTACGTCAACCGGGCGCTGCCCGCGTCGTACGCCGAACAGGCGCGGCGGCGCGGCGTCAGCCCGTACGAGCTGCTGGACTCGCTCGCCGCCGAGCAGCCGGTGGGCGGGCACGGGCTGCTCGCGCTGGACTGGCACAGCGGCAACCGCTCGGTGCTGATGGACCACGAGCTGAGCGGGGTGCTGGTCGGCCTGACCCTGGCCACCCGGCCGGAGGAGATCTGGCGGGCGCTGCTGGAGGCGACCGCGTTCGGGGCGCGGACCGTGGTGGAGGCGTTCACCGCCGCCGGGGTGCCGGTGCGCGAGCTGACCGCCGCCGGTGGCCTCACCGCCAACCGGCTGCTGCTGCGGATCTACGCCGACGTGCTGGGCCGGCCGCTGCACGTGCTGGACGCGGCGCAGCCGGCGGCGCTGGGCGCGGCCATCCACGCGGCGGTGGCCGGCGGGGCGTACCCGGACGTGTCGACCGCGTCGGCGGCGATGGGTGCGCCGCACCGCGAGACGTTCCACCCGGACCGGGCCCGCGCCGCCGCCTACGACGAGCTGTACGCCGAGTACCGGGCCCTGCACGACCACTTCGGCCGGGGCGGCACCGACGTCCTGCACCGCCTCCGCGCCCTCCGCAACCGCGCCCACCACACCCCCTGA